A region of the Deltaproteobacteria bacterium genome:
GGCATCCCCTCCGACATATTGCCCAAGATTTTTGACCCCTATTTTACCACCAAGCCCAAAGGAAGCGGCCTGGGGTTGGCCACGGTCTATTCCATCATTCACCGGCACGATGGAAGAATTTCCGTTGAATCAGAGGCTGACCGGGGGACTCTTTTTATTATTCATCTTCCTGCGGCTACCGGCCCCTGGAAGGAACAATCGGCATCGGCTGAAAAAACTTTGCCGGGTTTCGGGAAAATACTGGTAATGGATGATGATCCTCTGGTCAACCAGGTAATAACCGACATTTTGGGGGAGTTGGGCTATAAGGTCGAAATAACCTATGACGGCCATGAGGCCCTTGAAAAATATAAATCAGCGAAAAATTCCGGAACTCCTTTTGATGCCGTTATCATGGACCTGACTATCCCCGGGGGAGTAGGGGGAAAAAGGGCCATCAAAAAATTATTGGAAATCGATCCCCAGGTAAAGGCCATCGTTTCGAGCGGCTATTCCGGTGATCCGGTAT
Encoded here:
- a CDS encoding response regulator gives rise to the protein GIPSDILPKIFDPYFTTKPKGSGLGLATVYSIIHRHDGRISVESEADRGTLFIIHLPAATGPWKEQSASAEKTLPGFGKILVMDDDPLVNQVITDILGELGYKVEITYDGHEALEKYKSAKNSGTPFDAVIMDLTIPGGVGGKRAIKKLLEIDPQVKAIVSSGYSGDPVLSEFKKYGFKGRVTKPFSVAALSETLYQVLNPQGPGGRHIE